The following is a genomic window from Peromyscus leucopus breed LL Stock chromosome 12, UCI_PerLeu_2.1, whole genome shotgun sequence.
TCAAGTTATGTGGTATCATGTAGTTGGTATTACaatgcttctttttcttgtttttaaaatgaacaatgCCTTTCATAGTATTACTGGGGAGGTGAAAATCCCACCAACTTGAAATTCTATACTCATTGGCTGTACCTTTCCAAAGTTAATACAAAACAATTTTCCCCCAGAGGCAAATGTCCATTAGACCTACACtaagaaatactaaaaaaaaaaaaatctatatttttacaGTAGAAATAAGATCTCAAATAGAAATATTGGAATTCACTAAGTTATAGGGACCGAAGAAAGGTGAGATGCAGTTAAGCATAACTCTTTGAGAATTATGATTACTGTAAAGGGGGTGGTGACATAGTGGAGATTGCCATAGAGGCCTGGAACAGGTAGAAGATCACTCACCTAGCTTTATGTGGCGCGGCAGAACAGCAGCCAAGTGTAAATTGGGGTCGTTTGTGGAAAAGAATAGGTAATGAAGTGGCAATTGTGAGCACCATCCATTGTAGGCCAAATGGCTTGCAAATTTTTCCCCAGAATGTGTATTATCTTTTCATTCTTTGGGCTATTTTGTTTGATAGTTAGAAGCTTCTCGTGGGCTACAATCCCACTAGGATATTCTTAGCTTTTGTCACCAGAGTTTCTGTGGCTTTAATAAAAGCATCATTTCTAACACCACAGCCAAGCAGTTTTGTCCATAATTGTGACAGTAGTTTTTAGATTCAGTGCTATGGTTAGGTCTTATATTTTAGCTGATTTTTATATGTGATATCACATATAGATtccatttcattcttttgcatgtggATATTTGGTTTTTATAGTACTACTTATTAAATAAAGCCTTTGTCCTTTCACTACTGGATGTTTGTGACATTCTTGTCAAAATAAAGATGGCAATACACGATGAAAAATTTTTGGGCACTATATTATGCTTTATAGTTCTATcatcctgttgttgttgtttttcctggtcTTTGACACTACATCTTTCTAACATACTTTAAAACTAGGCAATTAGATGATTCTGGCTTAATTGATCATTTGCAAAATTGTTTTGCCTTTCATGGTCTTCTCTGGGTTCTAAATGAGTTTtaggatgtttttctgtatttctgtaaAGAATATCTTTGTGATTTTGATAAAGATTCCATAGCACACTTTGAAGATTGTAGACTAATGTTAATTCTTCCAATAAATGAATGTAGAACCATTTTTCTCTCTTACCTGTTAATTTCTTCATTAGCAGTACTCTTTTCCCTATGAAGTCTTGTACTTTTGTTCCTAATGATGTCATTTTGTCACTATTGTAAGTGgggttttttaaatttgtttttcatgtaGCATGTTGCTAGTGCATACAAATGTCactgatttacttatttttttatgtttttgtgatTTGCCACCTTACTAGTTTGtaagtttgtttttctccttaaGGTTTTCTTCATACTTGATTATAGACCATCAGCAAAGAGAATTGATTTTACTTTTCCAATTTTTACTTACATATTCTCCTTTTTGGAGACTTTTTGATTCAGCCATGTACACCACGACCAAGTAATTTATTCATGTCCTTTATAAGGTATTCTTTGTGTCTCCAGAAGTAGAATGGAGTCTTACTATAGACTAAACCTACATATGACTTTAATTTCTTTGTCACAATTAGACAGAGATTTCTGTCTAAACTCAGAAATCTGAACAGGGCCTCATAAATGGGCCATGAGTTGTGaatatgaatgaaaagaaaaaaaaatatttcttatatgAGAGAGGCCTATGGAATAAGATTTCTTTTTCACTCTCAACTTTCTATATGTTTCTTTTATCACAAGAATTGGGCATTGAAGTTGTTAGTGTCTTTTCTTTGAAGTATTTTTAGAGAAATGATTTCAGTAGTATGTTCTTGACCAAAATTGAGCAAGATTGGTTAATAAGAAGAGAGAGCCAAATTATCAGATGATAGCAGAGGGGTCATATATGGCATTGTCAAAATGTGAATTTCTATGTGAACCGCTGGCTACTCTCTGAGGCTCCTGCATGCTCCCACTCCCTGGGGTAGAAGCATAATTTTGAACCGTGGAGAAAAATATTTCCCACCCTTTACTTCCAGTGGGCTAGAAAATTACTATTCTTTGAAGTAAGTCCttccttgccttaaaaaaaaaataaccaaattcaTTCTGTTTTTCATGAAATTTCCATTTAAATGTTTAACATGGTATTGATATTTATAGAATATTATGACAGAGATGCACATTTAAGATTATGTGCAATTTAATGCCTACATGTTAATTATGTGgcaaaaactttattttttcttacaaaaataGCATTTTACATGTGCTTAATTAGTTCCCAGTGAAAATATTACATCCTAAGAAAAATTTTTTACAACTCCTTTGAAAATAATGGCATGAGAAAATGTCCCTCTAATGGTTTGCACTTGAAGAACATTAAAGAGAATTCTTTAGGCAGAAGAAAATTTATATCatttggaaacacaaaaaaattgAGAGGAATGACAAACAACAGAATATATTACACTGTTTCCATTTGTGtgagaaaatacaaatgtatacTGTTACACACATTGTAATTATCATCATAAGCAGCATATAGGTAGATTACATAATGAAATGTACATAAAATCACCATGCTTGAAATTATACTAAATATATGCTAATATGCTAGTACAATTTTTTGAAGGTTCTGTACCATGAGTTGACAAAAATGGGAATTTATGTTGGAATACAATAAGTAAAATTATGCCTTATTTCAAAGGAACCAGTGCAAGAATAACAAAAGGATGAATAATTCTCTCATCCATGGAGGAAAAGTGGAACAAAGTCTTTTATTAACTTGAAAAAGTTAAActgataaaggagaaaaaaatgtaaatattgcaCAAACACAGGAATGGGAGGATAAATACCAAATAGAACAGTAATATAAACAGATTAAATGActcaatagaaacagaaattacAAACccagaaaaagtaaaattcatCATGTCTTAGTGGTTAAAATAGATGTAACTCTACTATCATGTAATAGGATGTTTGAAAGCCAAACCATGGGAGAATTATGTACTACAAATGTTAGACAAAATGAAATTAGTATAGCTACATTAGTATCAAACATTGTAGCATTTTAGGTAATAAAAGTTgcttgaaataaataataaatcattacaACCATATAGGGAACATCCCTTTAGTAAAACCTAAGCAActtttatttcatataatataaaaatatctataaATGAAATATAACTGAGCAAAATAATGGCCATCATTATAATGGGACAAAATACAACATGTATCTTACAATTGAAAGAATGAGCTAAGgggattaaaaataagaaaagatataGAAAACTTAACTGCAGTTAATGAATTTAACAAAAGGATGAGAGTGAAAgacaaacccaaagccagaaaAAGATCAAATTAAAAGAAACCTCTTCCAGAATACATGAGCTGTTATAAAATTGGGCACAAGCTGAGATAAACTCATCTCTCACAATAATAAAAGATAGCCTTGAATGTTTCAAACTCAGTGAGAAATTCGTCTTTAGGAGGATCAAAGACAAAGAGCACTGCAGAAATTATCAAAGTTTTGAGAGTAAGTGATGCTAAAGATATATTAAAAATTGTCAGGGTAGATAGAAATGTTCACattgaaatacaaatattttttatgtatatagtcTGCTTTTTGTGGAAACCACATATAGCTTCATGGATTCAACCATCTTGGAATTGAAAATATTCTGGGGAAAATACCTTTATTTAGTGAACATGCACATGcctttcttgtcattatttgctAAATAATGTAATACCACACTTGTGAACAGCATTTATATTGCATTAGGTGTTAGAAGTAAACTATGAGAGTTTTAAATTATAAGGGATGAAGTATATAGATTACATGCCATGGTACTCTACTTAAGGTATTGAAGGCTCATGGATTTGGTTATATATGTAGATGGTCCTTAAATTGATCCTCTATGGAAATGGATGCATGGTTGCATTCAACCAGAGTAAGAAAAATacaatagaaatgtaaaattaaagtTTTTGTGGGTATGATTCTCTTTTAAGTATATAGTATAAGGTTGATTGGTTAATCATGTGTAAAAAGTTACCTCTATGTCAAAtcacataaaaatcaataaaatggattATAGATATCATTGTAAAAGTTTAAGAAAACACTTAGCAAAGTATAGAAATAACATTGATAGCCACAAACActtaacaatttctttttttaaaatttattttacaacaccattcagttcaacataatagccacagatccCCTGTTTCTCCCCTCtcgtccccctcccctccccccagccaaccccccattcccacctcctccaaatcaaggtctccccgatgaccggggtcgacctggtagactcagtccaggcaggtccagtccccccctcccagaccgagccaagcgtccctgcataagtcccaggattcaaacagccaactcatgcaacgagcccaggacccggcaccaccgcccagctgcctcccaaacagatcaagccaaatgactgtctcacccattcagggggcctgatccagttgggggcccctcagcctttggttcatagatcctgtgcttccattcatttggttatttgtccctgtgctttatccaaccttggcttcaacaattctgtggatgtctgcatccagattcctcagtccttggatggggctgAGAGTTCCTTtatgctgtcttcagtgttttgcattccattttgaaatcattttactTCAACTTAATTAATCTGCAAAAGTTTAAGTTTATTAATTTACATCAGTTTATTGAGTTACTAACTTTACTATTTACTTGTTTTAATGATTTTGAACCCAAATTTGTTTTTCTGGTGAATTTCCACAATTTTCACACAGACTTTGGAAAGTTTCTTGCTTCTCTGCATAACTAATTTGAAATTGCTAACCTGAAAACTCcaatctgtggctgatatttttgttaactttaaaaatctgttctttcttttgtatccttCTGTAGGGTTGTACAAGTTCAACATTTTCAATTTAAATTATGGATGATCTAGAACataaacaccatacacacacacataaacacacacacacacacacacacacacacagagagagagagagagagagagagagagagagagagagagagagagagagagagagagagagagagaggtgggggtggtATGGAAGAAGAATATTGCCCTAAATACAGCAAaagctaaaacaaaagaaaattgctAATATTCCAGCAAAgatctgtctccatttcccagtCTATAGTAGATATTCccttgtctttttaaattaaagattatGTCTCTTAGTAGGTTTTGAaaattgttaattattttctCCCTACATTGatatgggaattttttttctaatttttaagtaATTCAATTTTGTCTCATAGGAAACTAGTCCTGGAAATGTCTGAAGTGAAAAATAACAACCCTAGAGTATCAAAGCTTTGTGCTCATCTCTGTATACCCTAGCATAGTGTTGCCACAGATGTGTGCACTTATTTTTACAGATGTGGTTTGATAGTTCTGGAAAACAAAGTACAAAGAAaacccatttttattttccaatgttCTCCAGAATAGTGGTCCCTTAGTTTCTCATATTTTATACCATGTATTTCATTTATACCAGTATTTCATTACCTTTAGTCTTACCAGCCCAATTGTGGGGCAcagatacattaaaaataaaaattatttttattttggagaaaattacttacacagggatacacacacacatatacatttgcatatccctaaatatgcatttatatataacaATTCATGCACATGAGGCTTGGGAATCATTgcaaaagaggagagaaaagattaTGAAATCCAGGGGATGGggactgtgagattgtgtctcctagaaatctCAGAATGTACACCCATAACTCTGACCAAGGCCAGTGTCTAAATATGAGTTGGACAAAAACAGTACCAATAGATGTGTTAATGTAGAAGGGGGAAGCTCATAAGgtctcaaccctatacaaagaactacagtcaactacggaatgctgagaaagaaaacatttgtaatGAGCTGTTAGTAAGAAATAGTATATTTTCCTATTGATTTTAGGCAGCCAAATGTAATAAAatctctttccctctgtctctctctgcttccctccctcctgccatGTATCGtttaaaaaaaccccacacatctgaaaaaaatcacacagaaatacataaaacCATGTGACAAACTGAGAGACTCTTTAATAAAACTATACAAAGGCAAAATCTACAAtgaaacacattttaatattaatatatacagCTTAATAAAAAGTAGAGAGTTCACACTTGATCACATTTCACAGATCCTTACAAAGACACTAATAAAATTGTCTGCAGGCTGTCACAGAGTCCGAACGAAAATGACAAAGAAGATGGTCATGCATTGCTGAGTTTTCTCGGATAACTCTTTATTCTGAGTAAAGAATAAACAACTTTATTCAGTTTAGTATAAAGCTGAAAATTGTGAAGACGTTTAAGAATTCCTCATGTGAAGAAACTCTAGGATACTTCTATTAAGACAACATGTGACAGCCAACATTCTGGGCAGCTGCAGAAACTCCTCAGTAGAAACCATAGGACCAGTACCTTCTACAGCACAGTGGGCGGCAGCAGCCATAACCATAGCCACCATAGCCACCATAGCCACATAGCCACAGCCATAGCCTAGGCCACCATAGCCATAGCCCAGGCCTCCATAGTATCCGCCATAGTAACACATGGTGTCAGGAGTGGATTGTTCAGAGTAAGACCAGTAGTAGGATACTTGAGTCTGGATTTCATCACCTGCCAACGACCTTTTATACACTTGGGGGTTTGGTGGGGAAAACCACAGGTATTATAATGTCACACAAGTCTTCACCATGCTTCAGAAAACATCAGCATGCCATGGTTGACTGGACTAACAAAGCTGCATAACTTGAGATAATTGTGCTCCTATGTCAGAATCCCATGGTCAAATCATAGGACTCTTACATGAAATTCTGGTACTGTTTTCAAGACTCTGCTACATTCTGTATTTAGTTTATTTAATACTTATGAAACTCTTCTGTGCTTCTATATCAATCATTGAAGTAGcgctctctcttttttatttctgtttgttttgtaataCTCCACAAGAAAAaggtctttgtgttttcttttcttgtttgctttgttaTTATAGAGAAATTTTATCTGGAGGATTTTATTTCCCACATCTTCCTAATGAAGAATGATCTGGTTATTGGTTGTCTTATTGGTAACTTGATGACAGTTAATGTCTACATAAGCgtattttggttttattctggATGTATTCTATTCTCATATGTGCTTTCAaatctttgtgtgtctgtttttgtgctattgtcatttagtttttattactgtggctccTTGTTATAATTTGCGATCAGGTCTCATGACAGGTCcagcttcttcctttctgctttgttCTATTTTGACTACTTATGCCTTCATATGACCTTTAGAATTGTGTTGTCTAGTTCTGTTAAGAATGTAATTGGAATCTTGAAGATTGCATGAAATCTGTGTGTTGCTTCAGCAAATAGCCATTCCCATGTtattaattctgccaatccaTGGTTTCTTATTCAAATTTCCTTCACCAAAAATGGATGctaattatgtttttttaaaaaaaaagtaagccaaactgagaaaaacaaatgctGAGCTTGTGAGGTGGCTCTGTAGGTAAAGGCACCTCCATCATGcctaaggatctgagtttgatctgaGCATTCCAtacagtagaaggaaaaaaattcagtCTCAAATTTTTTCCTATGCCTTCCAGGTTCATGATATGGCATATGTATATCCCCCAACCCAACacatacagaaagaataaaatttgaataaaaaaataaaaaagccaaagaTGTACAGGCCCCAGGGGAGAACCGATGCTAATTATTCtattaaatgaatatattaaaatcacTAATGACTTGTTGTTATACCAATTGAACAGTATATTCCTTAACCCCCAccagagaagctttttttttgccttaaatGGTAGTAAACAAAGAGGCATGCCTCCCAGTTGGTTAATGTccagatgaaagaaaatggagtttGGAGTTCTAAGTTGGAAATCCATATCACACTCACACTCCCCTCTTTGtagaagaggggacaggaagacaggaagagtcaGAGGTGGTGAATGACTTCAAGGGGCACAACAGAGGAGATAGACACTTGAATCCATAATGACTGTGACAATATGGGTAAGACCCGAGGAAGCTCCAACGAGAAAAAACTCCTAGCATGGATGGAGAAAGGAGGTCAACCATTACTAGCTGAGGAGCATTTAGCATTTGCTAACATGGCTGCTGAAAGGTCAGTTTTTGTTACTGATACAACCTCTGGTAGTCCAACGGCACACCAAAGCAGAATCCAGTGCAAGACAAgctgggcagcacaaactggagtCCATGGTGGGGGGATTAGAAGAAAAGTAGAAATCTCAAAGTTGGGTAGGAAGAGCAATGGGAAGATTAGGAATTGAGGGTGTGAATATATTCAAAATTCATTGTATGTGATTGTCAACTAGTACAAtatttccattatttatccttttattgaaaatattttcttacacaATATATCAGGATTATAGTTTTtactctctctactcctcccaattcctcctcacctcccattCCTCTAGACCCATTCCATGTTTGTCTGTCATTAGGCAAGAACAGACTTCTAATAGGtaacaaccaaacacaaccaaataaaatataataagataaagcaacgACCATTATGTTAATATCAGACATGGCAacacaacaggaggaaaagagtccctaGAGCAGGCAAAAGCATCAGTGACTGACTtattctcacactcaggagtctCATGAAAACACTAAGCTAAAAGCTGtcatacatatgcagaggacctggtgcagacatgTGTAGGCCCTGTCCTTGCTGCtttagtctttgtgagttcacatGCACCTTGCTTACCTGATTCAGTGGGACTTGTTCTCCAGTTGTCCTCCATCAtatctggttcttacactctttctgctttctcttccctggGGTTCCTTGAGCTCTCTCAGAGGAGGGATTTTATAGAGACATTCCATTTGGACATTCTCTTcatgtaatgtctggctgtgagtctctgcctctgttccaatctgctgccagaggaagtctGTCTGGTGATGACTAGATAAGGTACTGATTTATgagttgtggtagtttgaatttaattgaccccataagctcatagggagtggaactattaggaggtatgtatggctttgttggagtaggtatggccttgttggaggaagtatgtcattgtggagtgggctttgaagtctcatatatgcccaaCCCACGTCCAGTGCCTCAGTCCACCTCCTGTTGcattctggtcaagatgtagccagcaccatgtctgtctgcatgacgccatgctccccaccatgatgataatgaactgaacctttgaaattgtaagcaaaccagaccaattaaatgttttcctgataaaaattgccatggtcatggtgtgtcttcacagcaacagaaaccctaactaagatataaGTATAGCACAATCAATAggaatttatctatttatcttctatctatctatctatctatctatctatctatctatctatctatctatctatctggtatctctctctatatatattaggtagtgtttggttttaccctatgtCTCTAAACTATCTACTCTTATTTCTTGGTACAAGGCATAATGAGTATGTGTCATAGAGtgtgccttaagtcaaatcagacaaaaCTGAGTAACCCAGATCCAGGAagataaatatgatatgtatttgcttattAGCAGATATTAAAAACCAAGCTACAGTACATCAATCCAGGTATAGAGGAAGTGCCACTGGGGGATACATGGACCTCCCTGGGAGGGGGcaatagaataaattttatgggtggactggaaGTGTGGGGACAGGCAGGGCAGTATCAGGCAGGGAGTGTAGGAGAGATAGGGTAGAGGGAGTGAATTCCAGGGGATACAGCTGTAACTGATGGGCATTTGTGGgatgatatggaaacctagtgcggTGGAAACTttgtaaaatatatgaaggtgatcctaatgaggctCCTAATAATGAGGATACAGAGTTTCAACTGGACATTTCTTTTCACCAAATGAGGCTTCCAGTAGTGGGACTGCGTTTCATTCagttgaattgttggccaagggATCCCATGGAAATGTCCTAAACAACTAATGCTGTTGCTAAGACAGTGgattgttctccacaaactgacagttagaccccattgctgaggacaacacctaCCCAAACCACTGAATATGGAGAAATGGAGCTGGTACCTACAGGGAGCCTTCAACTTTATGTTCTAGTGTTTTTTGGCATaggaagatactctgcaggctaccaaaagggAAACATAAACACCAGTCTAGCCACAAAACCATTGAATTACAATCATCCTGTccgcaaaatatgctagggcaatggtggcacaaaattTGTGGGagtaatacaaatattttaagttagaaaacattttaacactaaagtttttttaaaggataaatgtTACAAGGTTTATCTCATAAACCAACTCTACACTTAAATAACTAATGCCTATGAAATCTCAGTATGAGACCCAGTACAGAATTCTTAAAAGACAACTGAGCACAGAAGTCCATCTGTAAACACAGCAGATCAAGTAGAGCAAGACAGATAGTCAGACTGACCAGAATGCCAAACACTAGCTCTAATGACTATCTAAATACGTAAGGTGGAGAACaatggagaaagacagaagacCTCCACGTGGAAGCCTCCCACACTGGCATACTTGTTCCCatacacttgtgtgcacacacaagctaTACACACATACGACTCCACACTATCATGcatatgcacctgcacatacagatgcacacaaatacatgtaaagCACACATACTGATGttacaaacacaaaaatataaaccaTTAAAGTACATAACTTCATGCATTCAACTAAGAAAgttttatttaacaaaacaaGCACCTGTATAAGAAGGTGATCcatacaaatgaagaaaacaagtaCATCACATGgaattaatacataaaatttttttgaggGGATGATATGCACGAGCAAGCTAAACATCCCAAAGAATATAAACTAATGCTAAAATGAGCTGAGAATTAGAacaggcatttttctttttctttttctttttattttattttacactaccattcagttctacatatcagccacagattccctagttctcccccctcctgctcccctcccctttcccccagcccacctcctccagggcaaagcctcccccgaggactgagatcaacctggtagactcagtccaggcaggtccagtcccctcctcccagactgagccaagtgtccctgcataagctccaggtttcaaacagccaactcatgcaatgagcacaggacccggtcccactgccaagatgcctcccaaacagatcaaggcaatcaactgtctcacttattcagagggcctgatccagttgggggcccctcagcctttggttcatagttcatgtgtttccattcgcttggctatttgtccctgtgctttatccaaccttggtttcaacaattcttgctcatacaaaccctcctctttctcgctaattagactcccggagctccacccggggcctagccatggatctctgcatccagatccctcagtcgttggatggggtttctagtacGACTATTAGCGTGTttgtccatcccatcaccagagtaggttagttcgggctgtctctcaaccattgccagcagtctattgtgggggtatctttgtggatttctgggggcctctctagcactttgtttcttccttttctcatgtggtcttcatttaccatggtcacctattccttgttcttcctttctgttcttgatccagctgggatctcccactcccacaggctctctttccctcgcccctcgcccttcattactcccactcatgtccaggttgttcatgtagatctcagccatttcttcgtcattgggtgatccccgtgtctttcttggggtccttaGAACAGGCATTTTTCAGAGAAAAGATACAaatggacaaacacacacaataatgttCTACTTCACTAATAGCACAGAGGCACAGAGATGCAAATCAAGATCAAGGTGAGATTATACCTCATAACTGTTAGATactcaatattaaaaataagcaagATGAATGTACAGAGCATATTGAGAAGAGGGAACTCCTCTCGATTGCTGGTGAAAATGTAACATGGTGCAGTCATGACAGAAAATTAGCCTGTGGCATGCTTGCAAACTTAGAGCAAATTACAGAGAAGCTAGAAGTCATTTTACTGCTATTGTAGTTAGATAAAAATCACtggaattttaagaaaaatgtacaCTACCAGGTTTATTTTCACATTGTTTACAATAGTCGTTATATAAACAACCAAATGTCCATCTGTAGATGGCTGCTGAAAGgatatgtttctctctctctgctgtcctCTGCTCCATCCTTATTtaccttctgttttcttctccatctctctttccttcactGCCCCCCAACTTTCCACAACACCCCCACATGTGACCAAACAAATCAAAAGCAGAAAACCTGCAGAAATTGATTTGT
Proteins encoded in this region:
- the LOC114698382 gene encoding keratin-associated protein 20-2-like, with the translated sequence MCYYGGYYGSLGYGYGGLGYGYGGYGGYGCGYGGYGGYGYGCCRPLCCRRYWSYGFY